One region of Eupeodes corollae chromosome 1, idEupCoro1.1, whole genome shotgun sequence genomic DNA includes:
- the LOC129953826 gene encoding uncharacterized protein LOC129953826 yields MQFKSSTGWTLGVLDHNVDEIPGSQGSSLIIIDSDEIAPSPSVESIEFVESVEELEESVQGPNITILNTVPQEETSLKNNISRFGVQSTIVTKINPEVKILKYY; encoded by the exons ATGCAGTTTAAATCTTCTACAGGCTGGACATTAGGAGTGCTGGACCATAACGTTGATGAAATACCag gaTCCCAAGGAAGTTCTTTGATTATAATTGATAGTGATGAAATAGCACCATCACCATCTGTTGAATCAATAGAGTTTGTAGAGTCTGTAGAAGAGTTAGAAGAGTCTGTTCAAGGACCTAACATCACGATTTTAAATACAGTTCCTCAAGAAGAAACGTCTTTGAAGAATAACATTTCAAGATTTGGTGTACAATCAACTATTGTAACAAAAATCAATCCAGaggtaaaaatattgaaatattattaa